From Elaeis guineensis isolate ETL-2024a chromosome 16, EG11, whole genome shotgun sequence, a single genomic window includes:
- the LOC105059652 gene encoding la-related protein 1C-like isoform X3 yields MSPASDPSSRNPRSAQPAPRCGGGGGGGATPWAQVVRGEPEAAPAASQSPPRPASISHPETSDRSPPHVENEASSSVPPPPSCESPDQGSNGNAAARGKKPAWNMPSNGFNEAGPVMGADSWPPLSESTKASLKLSSSDSLKAFSDGSVSAPMKPNSNHRNPNSTLNHATPIRQKSNPNSHGGGGSSSGASTNDGPPTPLSPPASAETAPIIPDKQSRPEPSPTDHPNKSNSNWDHGSRSNGFTPRQHGSGDHHGGYSGNRRGNSGGSGSHHGAYRSRRDWNTPRGFSGRDAHMLPPPQQHRGHPRPFPRQPPPSSAPFVTPHPQVRPFLSPMGFPEIPPPVYYIPAHPPLESLRNMPFVAHQVPHAIPPTMFVPAADHQRALLLKQIEYYFSSDNLCKDIYLRQKMDVQGWVPISLIAGFNRVIFIQYKIVCVMFAGQAIDKQHTIYIRYYTRFKYSGSTG; encoded by the exons ATGTCGCCAGCCTCCGACCCGTCCTCCAGGAACCCCCGCTCCGCCCAACCCGCCCCCCGctgcggcggcggcggtggcggcggcgCCACCCCCTGGGCCCAAGTCGTCCGCGGCGAGCCCGAGGCCGCCCCGGCCGCGTCCCAATCCCCGCCGCGGCCCGCTTCGATCTCCCACCCGGAGACCTCCGATCGATCCCCGCCCCACGTGGAGAACGAGGCCTCGTCCTCCGTGCCGCCGCCGCCGTCGTGCGAGAGCCCGGACCAGGGGAGCAACGGCAATGCCGCCGCCCGAGGGAAGAAACCGGCTTGGAACATGCCGTCCAATGGCTTCAATGAGGCAGGCCCCGTCATGGGGGCCGACTCCTGGCCTCCTCTCTCCGAGTCTACCAAGGCTTCTCTTAAATTATCGTCGTCGGATTCTTTGAAGGCTTTCTCAGATGGATCAGTTTCTGCTCCCATg AAGCCAAATTCCAATCACCGAAACCCTAATTCTACTCTGAACCATGCGACACCTATCCGCCAGAAATCCAATCCGAATTCTCATGGAGGCGGCGGCAGTAGCAGTGGTGCATCAACCAATGATGGACCGCCAACACCTTTATCACCACCGGCTTCGGCCGAGACAGCTCCGATCATCCCTGACAAACAGTCTCGCCCAGAGCCTTCTCCTACCGATCATCCCAACAAGAGCAATAGCAATTGGGATCATGGCTCGAGGAGCAACGGGTTCACACCTAGGCAACATGGTTCAGGGGATCACCATGGCGGCTACAGTGGCAATCGCAGGGGCAACAGTGGTGGTAGTGGGTCACATCATGGAGCCTATCGTAGCCGGAGGGATTGGAATACTCCCAGAGGCTTTAGTGGGAGAGATGCTCACATGCTGCCGCCGCCACAACAGCATCGGGGTCATCCCCGGCCATTCCCCAGGCAACCTCCACCTTCTTCAGCACCATTTGTCACCCCTCATCCACAGGTCCGGCCTTTCTTAAGCCCCATGGGCTTTCCCG AAATTCCTCCTCCTGTATATTACATCCCGGCCCACCCACCGCTTGAATCGCTCAGAAACATGCCTTTTGTTGCTCACCAAGTACCACATGCAATACCCCCTACAATGTTTGTTCCTGCAGCAGATCATCAGCGTGCTTTGTTATTGAAGCAGATAGAATATTATTTCAG TTCTGATAACTTGTGTAAAGACATATACTTGAGGCAGAAGATGGATGTCCAGGGTTGGGTTCCTATCTCATTGATTGCTGGCTTTAATCGA